GAAATAAATGCCTCGTGTGCCGGTTAAATTAGTTAGTTGGGACGATATTGTTGAATGGAGCTGGGGTCTAGCTAAGAAAATAGAATCTGATGGATATATACCTGATGTAGTTATAGCTATTGCTAGAGGTGGTTATGTACCAGCAAGACTTTTATGCGATTTTCTAGGAATAGAAAATCTTATTTCAATACAATCACAGCACTGGACAGAAGCGGCTAAGAAAGGAGAGAGAGCGTTAATAAAATTCGAATATACAATAGATCTATCAGACTATGTAGCACTGCTCGTTGATGATATTATAGACACAGGAGAATCTGTTATATTAGCTAAAAGCTATATATTAAGTAATTGGAAACCGAAAGATCTTCGTGTAGCTGCACTCCAATGGATTTCACCTATAGCCAAAATAAAACCTGATTACTACTATATAGAAGTAAGAGATTGGGTGTGGTTCCAATATCCATGGACAAGACTTGAGGATATAGCACAATTCATAAAAAGGATATTAGTTGAGACAAAAAGAGATACAAGAAAAGACTCGTGGAACTTAGAGGAACTTCGTAATGCTTTTTACGAGTGGTATGGTATTAAAGTTAGTGAAAATTACTTTAGTGAAGCTATTCGACAACTACTGAAAAGGGGAGTACTAGTTCACGACATGGATAAGTATAGATATGTTGAAAAATAATACTGATGTATCTCAGGTTAGCCAAATTTATGAGATTCAGTACATGTAACGATTATCTAGACGAGCTGTTATTTTCAAAGCCTAAGAAAATCATAATATATGGTGAGGCAGCTACAGGTAAAACTAATATTCTTTTAAACACAATAAAATGTTCTTATAAATCTTTGGCTCAACATGAGGCTCTGTTCTTCATAAGTACAGAAGGATCCTCCTTTGCTACAAGAATGCATCTTTTAGACATAGACTCTAGAAATATCTTTTTTTCGATAGCTATAGATCAACAACATATCCTTAGCAATGTGTTAGAGATTTTGAAGAATCTTGTTTCACTTAGACCTGTATGTATAATTATTGATAGTATTAATTATCACTATCGGATAGAATCTCTAACACCAATAGGTATAAAGTTTTTTGCAGAACTATTATCACTTCTTGATATACTTAATGAAAATGGTGTTTTCATTATTTCTTCAGCTCAAGTAAGAGCTAGCGAAGATGATACATTTCCCGGTTATGTATATCTTCACTACTGGGCCGATATAATTATAGAACTAGAACGTATATCTAAATCAAGAAGAGTTCTAAGGATCCTTAAACCCAAAATTGATCGTATATTTCAATTCAATGTTTTAGTAGATGGTATTATATGGTTAAAATAGATAATCCATATTGTGATACAACATGTTATTTTATAGTTTCTTTCTTCTTAAGTATTTCAGGATACTTAGTCTTTATTCTGTACTCCACATACTTATCTTCAGGCGAAAACCTTGGTGGATGAGGTGTATATGTTTTTGCACCACATTTGGGGCACCAATCCTTAAGTGTATAAACTTTGCAGTTTAAACATTTTCTTATTTTCCATTTCATTAAATATTATCCTCCTTTTTCTATCTCTTCACGTTCTATTTCAAATTGATCTATTTCAAGCTCTTTTACTAAATTATGTAACATAATATTTACATGATTAAATATCTTTTCAGCATCTTTGTAGTGTGGTGCCATTATTTCTATTCTATATCGTGGTGAACCAATGGTATAGACGTATATCTTAGTATTTTGAGGAAGCTCAATATTGTATATACTGGTAAGTATTTTCTTTATTCTTTCAATACCGTCTGATTTATATGATGCAATCTTCATGATAGCTCTGATCTTTACCATTTTTATCGATATGTGTTTCTTAGCCTCTTCACATATAGCAGTAGACCAGTAACCTGGTATACCTTTTCTAATAAGTACTTCAGGACCTTCAAGTATGCATTGCTCAAGAATTGACAGGGGATCA
This sequence is a window from Ignisphaera sp.. Protein-coding genes within it:
- a CDS encoding RNA-protein complex protein Nop10; the encoded protein is MKWKIRKCLNCKVYTLKDWCPKCGAKTYTPHPPRFSPEDKYVEYRIKTKYPEILKKKETIK
- a CDS encoding phosphoribosyltransferase — translated: MPRVPVKLVSWDDIVEWSWGLAKKIESDGYIPDVVIAIARGGYVPARLLCDFLGIENLISIQSQHWTEAAKKGERALIKFEYTIDLSDYVALLVDDIIDTGESVILAKSYILSNWKPKDLRVAALQWISPIAKIKPDYYYIEVRDWVWFQYPWTRLEDIAQFIKRILVETKRDTRKDSWNLEELRNAFYEWYGIKVSENYFSEAIRQLLKRGVLVHDMDKYRYVEK
- a CDS encoding translation initiation factor IF-2 subunit alpha, with product MSVIPFRKKGLPEVGELVIARIDKVFEYGAYATLLEYEAQEAFIPWSEVSTRYVKDIRDVLKEGRVVVGKVIRVDKKVPKVQIDISIKRVLEGEKRIKILRWKRLQRAQKIVELAAKNIKKNLNDTYSEVWSKLEKDIDPLSILEQCILEGPEVLIRKGIPGYWSTAICEEAKKHISIKMVKIRAIMKIASYKSDGIERIKKILTSIYNIELPQNTKIYVYTIGSPRYRIEIMAPHYKDAEKIFNHVNIMLHNLVKELEIDQFEIEREEIEKGG